The proteins below are encoded in one region of Campylobacter helveticus:
- a CDS encoding 5'-methylthioadenosine/adenosylhomocysteine nucleosidase, translating to MKIAILGAMEEEIAPLLEILKDYRSEEYANNVYYFADYKEHKLILAYSKIGKVNSTLSASVMIERYGAQTLLFTGVAGAFNPSLEIGDLLYAKSLVQYDLDITAFGHPLGFVPGNEIFIKTDERLNALALEVAKELNVKLREGIIATGDEFICDEAKKAKIREIFNADACEMEGASVALVCNALKVPCFILRAMSDKAGEKAEFDFDEFVVNSAKVSANFVLKMCDKL from the coding sequence ATGAAAATAGCAATACTTGGTGCAATGGAAGAAGAAATAGCGCCCTTACTTGAGATTTTAAAAGATTATAGAAGTGAAGAATATGCTAACAATGTATATTATTTTGCAGATTATAAAGAGCATAAACTTATTTTGGCTTATTCTAAAATCGGCAAGGTAAATTCCACTCTAAGTGCGAGTGTGATGATAGAAAGATATGGTGCGCAAACATTGCTTTTTACAGGTGTAGCGGGGGCTTTTAATCCTAGCTTAGAAATCGGTGATTTGCTTTATGCTAAAAGTTTGGTGCAATATGACTTAGATATTACTGCTTTTGGACATCCTTTGGGTTTTGTGCCGGGTAATGAAATTTTCATTAAGACCGATGAGCGTTTAAATGCTCTTGCTCTTGAGGTGGCTAAGGAATTAAATGTTAAACTTAGAGAGGGGATTATCGCAACGGGCGATGAATTTATTTGCGATGAAGCAAAAAAAGCAAAAATTAGAGAAATTTTTAATGCTGATGCTTGTGAGATGGAGGGGGCAAGTGTGGCACTTGTATGCAATGCTTTAAAAGTGCCTTGTTTTATTTTAAGAGCGATGAGTGATAAGGCTGGAGAAAAGGCAGAATTTGATTTTGATGAATTTGTTGTAAATTCTGCTAAAGTTTCTGCTAATTTTGTGCTTAAAATGTGCGATAAATTATGA
- a CDS encoding citrate synthase: MSNTMTLTDNRNGKSYELPIYDATLGPSVVDISSFYKQTGMFCYDEGLTSTATCKSKITYIDGEKGILKHRGYPIEWLAENKLFLDVVHLLLYKELPSVERLESFRYELKKRSFIHEGMHKLFDAFPNNAHPMAVLQAGVASLSTFYPDHLNMDVKEQYMEMAARIVAKIPTIVATAYRYKHGFPMAYPNLDRGFTENFLYMLRTYPYDHVKLKPIEVKALDTVFMLHADHEQNASTSTVRAVGSTHAHPYACISAGIGALWGHAHGGANEGVIRMLETIGTVDKVNEFIKRAKDKNDPFRLMGFGHRVYKNFDPRAKVLKKLRDQLIDEIGIDTNLIKVASRIEEIALQDDYFVQRNLYPNVDFHSGLILKALGIPNEMFATLFVIGRTPGWIAQWIEQKEQDSLKIVRPRQLYLGEVEK, translated from the coding sequence ATGTCAAACACAATGACCCTAACCGACAATAGAAATGGCAAAAGTTACGAACTTCCTATCTACGATGCAACCTTAGGTCCTAGTGTCGTTGATATATCAAGCTTTTATAAGCAAACGGGTATGTTTTGCTATGATGAGGGTTTGACTTCCACCGCGACCTGCAAATCAAAAATTACTTACATTGATGGAGAAAAAGGGATTTTGAAACATCGCGGTTATCCTATTGAATGGCTTGCAGAAAATAAGCTTTTTTTAGATGTTGTGCATCTTTTACTTTACAAAGAACTTCCAAGTGTGGAAAGATTAGAATCGTTTCGCTATGAGCTTAAAAAACGCTCTTTCATACACGAGGGTATGCACAAACTTTTTGACGCTTTTCCAAATAACGCACACCCTATGGCTGTTTTACAAGCAGGCGTTGCCTCGCTTTCTACTTTTTATCCCGACCATTTAAATATGGATGTTAAAGAGCAATATATGGAAATGGCTGCTAGAATTGTCGCTAAAATTCCAACCATAGTCGCTACGGCTTATCGCTATAAACACGGCTTTCCTATGGCTTATCCAAATTTAGATAGAGGCTTTACAGAAAATTTCTTGTATATGCTTCGCACCTATCCTTATGACCATGTTAAGCTTAAGCCTATCGAAGTTAAGGCGCTTGATACGGTATTTATGCTTCACGCGGACCACGAGCAAAATGCCTCTACTTCAACCGTTCGTGCAGTAGGCTCAACACACGCACACCCTTATGCTTGCATTAGTGCTGGCATCGGCGCACTTTGGGGACACGCACACGGAGGGGCAAATGAGGGCGTTATCCGTATGCTTGAAACCATAGGCACGGTTGATAAAGTCAATGAATTTATCAAAAGAGCAAAAGATAAAAATGACCCATTTAGACTTATGGGCTTTGGACACAGAGTTTATAAGAATTTCGACCCTCGTGCTAAGGTGCTTAAAAAATTAAGAGACCAGCTCATCGATGAAATCGGCATAGATACCAACCTCATCAAAGTTGCTTCTAGGATAGAGGAAATCGCTCTGCAAGATGATTATTTTGTGCAGAGAAATCTTTACCCAAATGTTGATTTTCACAGCGGCTTGATTTTAAAAGCATTGGGGATTCCAAATGAAATGTTTGCCACACTTTTTGTGATTGGAAGAACGCCGGGCTGGATAGCACAATGGATAGAGCAAAAAGAACAAGATAGCCTTAAAATCGTGCGTCCAAGACAACTTTACCTAGGTGAAGTAGAAAAATGA
- a CDS encoding 3'(2'),5'-bisphosphate nucleotidase CysQ family protein: protein MNLDAYLNLALDAAEKASKAILKEKENLKILSKEDGTALTSADIASNEILSEMLSKSDFKILSEEKILSYEERKNLEYFWLIDPLDGTKGFIKGQDEYCIMISLIHQKRPILALIKSPEKDEIFYAHKESKVYKNSNPLQKNEAFFKENQYTALLSINHLCKEDEEFAIKYKLKALNISSGLKFSALLEGKAGIYRRKENLNIWDIAAGDFLLNQNGGFMGKFDNNLLSYNEQNLRADYFIAVSKKEFLQDFDY, encoded by the coding sequence ATGAATTTAGACGCCTATCTCAATCTCGCTTTAGATGCTGCAGAAAAAGCGTCTAAAGCCATATTAAAAGAAAAAGAAAACCTTAAAATTTTATCCAAAGAAGACGGCACGGCACTCACTTCAGCCGACATAGCCTCAAATGAAATTCTTAGCGAAATGCTTTCAAAATCAGATTTTAAAATACTATCGGAAGAAAAAATTTTAAGCTATGAAGAAAGAAAAAATTTGGAATATTTTTGGCTCATCGACCCCCTTGATGGCACAAAAGGCTTTATAAAAGGACAAGATGAATACTGCATAATGATAAGTTTAATCCACCAAAAACGCCCTATCTTAGCACTTATCAAAAGTCCCGAAAAAGATGAAATTTTCTACGCTCACAAAGAAAGTAAAGTTTATAAAAACTCAAATCCTCTTCAAAAAAATGAGGCTTTTTTTAAAGAAAATCAATATACGGCACTTCTAAGCATCAATCATCTTTGCAAAGAAGATGAAGAATTTGCTATTAAATACAAATTAAAGGCTCTAAATATAAGTTCGGGACTTAAATTTAGCGCACTTTTAGAGGGAAAAGCTGGAATTTACAGGCGTAAAGAAAATTTAAATATTTGGGATATCGCTGCTGGAGATTTCCTGCTGAATCAAAACGGAGGTTTTATGGGGAAATTTGACAACAATTTGCTTTCTTACAATGAGCAGAATTTAAGGGCGGATTACTTCATTGCTGTATCAAAGAAAGAATTTTTACAGGATTTTGATTATTAA
- the fabD gene encoding ACP S-malonyltransferase has product MSYALIFPGQGSQSLGMGKDFYENSLKAKALLDEASEYSKIDFKRLLFTQNDDLNKSEFTQPAVVLTSLMAYVALLEREPEFHHKIALGHSLGEFSALAVNGAFEFLEAITLVHKRGIYMQEDCARIEAGMMVILGLKDAVVEALCDEAQGQGKSIFAANYNCDGQIVVAGLKSHLLEYEMKFKEAGAKRAMLLNMSVASHCPLLSEASNKLSKELERIVKPNFLPVLSNVTAKPYESKSEALNLLKAQLVSPVLYKQSIQNTQDEVDFFVELGASVLKGLNKKITTKETYALTNLNEIDEFLKVVK; this is encoded by the coding sequence ATGAGTTATGCGTTAATATTCCCAGGTCAAGGCTCTCAAAGTCTTGGTATGGGAAAGGATTTTTATGAGAATTCTCTTAAGGCAAAAGCCCTTTTAGATGAAGCTAGTGAATATAGCAAGATAGATTTTAAACGCCTTCTTTTTACACAAAATGATGACTTAAATAAAAGCGAATTTACGCAACCCGCTGTTGTTTTGACTTCTTTGATGGCTTATGTGGCTTTGTTGGAAAGAGAGCCAGAATTTCATCATAAAATCGCTTTAGGACATTCTTTAGGTGAATTTAGTGCTTTGGCTGTTAATGGAGCTTTTGAATTTTTAGAAGCAATCACTTTGGTCCATAAGCGTGGGATTTATATGCAAGAAGATTGTGCTAGGATTGAAGCGGGTATGATGGTAATTTTGGGATTAAAAGATGCTGTTGTTGAGGCACTTTGTGATGAAGCACAAGGGCAGGGTAAGAGCATTTTTGCTGCAAATTATAATTGTGATGGACAAATTGTTGTGGCGGGTTTGAAATCTCATTTGTTGGAATATGAGATGAAATTTAAAGAGGCTGGAGCTAAGAGGGCTATGCTTTTAAATATGAGCGTGGCAAGCCATTGTCCGCTTTTAAGTGAAGCATCAAATAAACTTAGTAAAGAGCTTGAAAGAATTGTAAAGCCTAATTTTTTGCCAGTGCTTTCAAATGTTACGGCTAAACCCTACGAAAGCAAAAGTGAAGCTTTAAATTTATTAAAAGCTCAGTTGGTTTCCCCTGTGCTTTATAAACAAAGTATCCAAAACACACAAGATGAGGTTGATTTTTTTGTTGAATTGGGTGCGAGTGTTTTAAAAGGACTTAATAAAAAAATTACCACAAAAGAAACCTATGCTTTGACAAATTTAAATGAAATTGATGAATTTTTAAAGGTTGTAAAATGA
- a CDS encoding TonB C-terminal domain-containing protein, which produces MKNYGLSNLTSFCLACGVYFIVVGFVFFRLVTMQEPVLSYTDIKDSFINVDLSEASTQISSPKPTPKPQETPLNVNDLFAQTTNKMVKTENVNQKATDFNALFGNVKEIQEEKSTQIQSSKKSGQGTNSQSAAELLKQLNDNLIPEESTANGQSAQVQKTGIYDEFLGKVERVIKQRWSQYYPNPKNIGVKVKIFIDSEGKFGYTSVEKSYDSIFDAKVLEFLESQKGKFIAYPPKNKGVAITMNLKDEGVSSL; this is translated from the coding sequence ATGAAAAATTATGGCTTGAGTAATCTTACCTCCTTTTGTCTCGCTTGTGGGGTTTATTTTATCGTTGTGGGCTTTGTCTTTTTTAGGCTAGTTACTATGCAAGAGCCTGTTTTAAGTTATACGGATATAAAAGATAGTTTTATTAATGTCGATTTAAGTGAAGCTTCTACGCAAATTTCAAGCCCTAAGCCCACTCCTAAGCCTCAAGAAACTCCGCTTAATGTTAATGACCTTTTTGCACAAACAACGAATAAAATGGTAAAAACGGAAAATGTTAATCAAAAAGCCACAGATTTTAACGCTCTTTTTGGCAATGTCAAAGAAATACAAGAAGAAAAAAGCACGCAAATTCAATCTTCCAAAAAATCAGGACAAGGCACAAATTCCCAAAGTGCCGCCGAATTATTAAAGCAATTAAATGACAATCTTATCCCAGAAGAAAGCACCGCAAACGGACAAAGCGCACAAGTGCAAAAAACAGGAATTTACGATGAGTTTTTAGGTAAGGTTGAAAGGGTGATTAAACAGCGTTGGAGTCAATACTATCCTAATCCTAAAAATATAGGCGTCAAGGTAAAAATTTTCATCGATAGCGAGGGGAAATTCGGCTACACTTCGGTAGAAAAGAGTTATGATAGCATTTTTGACGCTAAGGTTTTGGAATTCTTAGAAAGTCAAAAAGGCAAATTCATCGCCTATCCTCCTAAAAATAAGGGCGTAGCTATAACGATGAATTTGAAGGACGAGGGCGTAAGTTCGTTGTAA
- a CDS encoding tRNA 2-thiocytidine biosynthesis TtcA family protein, which yields MINLSKKLIRQVAQANAKFKLIEDNDRVLLGLSGGKDSLALAHLLKRMQMHAPFKFEFEAATLSYGMGEDYSKLHAHCEEHGIKHSVIESNIYEISGDTIRENSSFCSYFSRMRRGALYTYALENGFNKLAIAHHLDDAAESFFMNFIHNGALRTLAPIYKSKRGVVIIRPLIFVRERQLRDNALMNELEVIGNEFCPGMKLSEKNIKFPHAREEAKALLNELESKHPKLFISLKSAFSNLHSETFWEER from the coding sequence ATGATTAATCTCAGCAAAAAGCTCATAAGGCAAGTTGCCCAGGCTAATGCAAAATTTAAACTTATAGAAGATAATGATAGGGTGCTTTTAGGACTTAGTGGAGGTAAAGACTCTTTAGCTTTAGCTCATCTTTTAAAGCGTATGCAAATGCACGCACCTTTTAAATTTGAATTTGAGGCGGCGACTTTAAGTTATGGTATGGGGGAGGATTATTCTAAACTTCACGCACACTGCGAGGAACACGGCATTAAGCATAGTGTGATTGAAAGCAATATCTATGAAATTTCTGGCGATACTATTAGGGAAAATTCGAGTTTTTGTAGTTATTTTTCGCGTATGAGGCGTGGAGCTTTATATACTTATGCGCTTGAAAATGGGTTTAATAAACTTGCAATCGCGCATCATTTAGATGACGCTGCCGAAAGCTTTTTTATGAATTTTATCCATAATGGTGCTTTAAGAACTCTTGCACCGATTTATAAAAGTAAAAGGGGTGTTGTTATAATACGCCCTTTGATATTTGTGCGTGAAAGACAGCTAAGAGACAACGCTTTGATGAATGAACTTGAGGTTATAGGTAATGAATTTTGCCCTGGTATGAAACTCAGCGAGAAAAATATTAAATTCCCTCACGCAAGAGAAGAGGCAAAAGCTCTTTTGAATGAACTTGAGAGCAAACATCCTAAACTTTTTATCAGTCTTAAAAGTGCATTTTCAAATTTACATAGTGAAACTTTTTGGGAAGAACGATGA
- a CDS encoding DNA-methyltransferase, whose translation MTKILDRCNNVALSTHNSHLHTILQKSQKYLKQTFNQKELARFYALLEPLYKLQETKEIIKAFEKIYYDFVKECYQSRYKHDANLESFLQNSNSKKIIWGDCLQGLKQMKSESVGAMVTSPPYYNARAYAQWSDLDSYMNDMEAILKECYRVLDNHRVFVFNVGDIFDNDNLFTRSTWGKRRLPLGAYFIMLFEKVGFSFVDDIIWDKGQVQSQRHKNGDKPYPYYQYPMNCYEHILIFHKHRNDETRYPCPVCGCLQVNGNAYTEKGLRSWECKNLDCFERSKANRGKRFSAKTYFTQNEAFNQGNEIDKDFIYAWRRDIKAINPVIKINSKGQNTLGHTAPFPKEIPEFAVKMFSYKGERVLDPFMGLGTSVKVADGLGRIGIGIERDMSLKESVYKFLGKENLGEYEL comes from the coding sequence TTGACAAAAATATTAGATAGGTGTAACAATGTAGCGTTATCCACGCATAATAGCCATCTGCATACCATTTTGCAAAAATCACAAAAATATTTAAAACAAACTTTTAATCAAAAAGAATTAGCAAGATTCTACGCGCTTTTAGAGCCTCTTTATAAGCTGCAAGAAACAAAAGAGATTATTAAGGCTTTTGAAAAAATCTATTATGATTTTGTCAAAGAATGCTATCAATCACGCTATAAACACGATGCAAACCTAGAATCTTTTTTGCAAAATTCAAATTCTAAAAAAATCATTTGGGGCGATTGTCTGCAAGGCTTAAAGCAGATGAAAAGTGAATCTGTGGGGGCAATGGTAACAAGTCCGCCTTATTATAATGCTAGGGCTTATGCGCAATGGAGCGATTTAGATTCTTATATGAATGATATGGAAGCCATTTTAAAAGAGTGTTATAGAGTGCTTGATAATCACCGTGTTTTTGTCTTTAATGTGGGCGATATTTTTGATAACGATAACCTTTTCACGCGTTCTACTTGGGGCAAGAGGCGGCTGCCTTTGGGGGCGTATTTTATAATGCTTTTTGAAAAAGTGGGCTTTAGCTTTGTAGATGATATTATTTGGGATAAGGGGCAGGTGCAAAGTCAAAGGCATAAAAATGGCGATAAGCCCTATCCCTACTATCAATACCCTATGAATTGCTATGAGCATATTTTGATTTTTCATAAGCATAGAAATGATGAGACACGCTATCCTTGCCCTGTGTGTGGCTGTTTGCAGGTTAATGGCAATGCTTACACAGAAAAAGGGCTTAGAAGCTGGGAGTGTAAGAATCTGGACTGCTTTGAGCGAAGCAAGGCAAATCGTGGGAAGCGATTTAGTGCAAAAACTTATTTCACGCAAAACGAAGCGTTTAATCAAGGCAATGAGATAGATAAAGACTTCATTTATGCGTGGCGTAGGGATATAAAGGCAATAAATCCTGTGATAAAGATAAATTCTAAAGGGCAAAATACACTAGGGCATACCGCACCCTTTCCAAAAGAGATTCCAGAATTTGCAGTGAAAATGTTTAGCTACAAGGGAGAGCGCGTTTTGGATCCGTTTATGGGACTTGGCACGAGTGTAAAAGTAGCAGATGGGCTAGGCAGGATTGGCATTGGTATAGAGCGCGATATGAGTTTAAAAGAGAGCGTGTATAAATTCTTGGGTAAAGAAAATTTGGGGGAGTATGAGCTATGA
- the tolB gene encoding Tol-Pal system protein TolB, with product MKKILLIFLAIFSMAWAEDPVIDVVNKGVVLPKIVVKDNSNLSDANLKRSFYNMIVNDLKVSSNFEVVSEGSENFNYTFEYALSKSGEKLSLNVKIKAGGAQKSNQDYVLNKVEQYPFLAHKGVKDSVKFLGLAPVEWMDHKILIARTSSSKRSQIIMADYTLTYQRVIVDGGLNLFPKWANEAQTMFYYTAYDHDKPTLFRFDLTNNKATKILSSGGMVVASDVNKNGDKILVTMAPQDQPDVYLYDLNNKNLSKLTNYSGIDVNANFIGEDETKVVFVSDRLGYPNIFMQNLGSTSAEQVVFHGKNNSAVSTYKDFLVYSSREPKQAGVFNIYLMSIKSDYIRQLSANGKNLFPRFSSDGGSIVFIKYLGNQSALGVVRVNANKTFYFPLKVGKIQSIDW from the coding sequence ATGAAAAAAATTTTATTGATTTTTTTGGCTATTTTTAGTATGGCGTGGGCGGAGGACCCTGTTATTGATGTTGTCAATAAGGGCGTTGTGCTACCAAAAATCGTTGTGAAGGACAATTCAAATTTAAGCGATGCAAATTTAAAGCGTAGTTTTTACAATATGATTGTCAATGACCTTAAGGTGAGTTCGAATTTTGAGGTAGTAAGTGAGGGGAGTGAGAATTTTAATTATACTTTTGAATATGCCCTTTCAAAAAGCGGGGAGAAGTTAAGTCTTAATGTCAAAATTAAAGCGGGTGGAGCGCAAAAGTCAAATCAGGATTATGTTTTAAATAAAGTTGAGCAATATCCTTTTTTAGCACACAAGGGCGTTAAAGATTCTGTGAAATTTTTAGGCTTAGCACCTGTGGAGTGGATGGACCATAAAATTCTCATCGCTAGAACAAGCTCTTCTAAACGCAGTCAAATTATAATGGCAGATTATACGCTCACTTATCAAAGAGTTATAGTTGATGGGGGTTTAAACTTATTCCCTAAATGGGCAAATGAAGCACAGACGATGTTTTATTACACAGCGTATGATCACGATAAACCAACGCTTTTTCGTTTTGATTTGACAAATAATAAAGCGACAAAAATTCTTTCAAGTGGTGGTATGGTTGTCGCTAGTGATGTGAATAAAAATGGCGATAAAATTTTGGTAACTATGGCACCGCAAGATCAGCCTGATGTATATTTATATGATTTAAATAATAAAAATTTAAGTAAGCTAACAAATTATTCTGGTATTGATGTGAATGCAAATTTTATAGGTGAGGATGAGACAAAGGTTGTTTTTGTTTCCGATAGACTTGGATATCCTAATATTTTTATGCAAAATTTAGGCAGCACTTCGGCTGAACAGGTCGTTTTCCACGGAAAAAACAATTCGGCTGTTTCGACTTATAAAGATTTTTTAGTCTATTCTAGTCGTGAGCCAAAACAAGCTGGAGTTTTTAATATTTATTTAATGTCTATTAAGAGTGATTACATTAGACAACTTAGTGCAAATGGTAAAAATTTGTTCCCTCGCTTTTCTAGCGATGGAGGAAGTATTGTTTTTATCAAGTATTTAGGTAATCAAAGCGCTTTAGGTGTTGTTCGTGTTAATGCAAATAAAACTTTTTACTTTCCATTAAAAGTGGGTAAAATTCAGTCAATTGATTGGTAA
- a CDS encoding tetratricopeptide repeat protein: protein MKKITLVALLGATFLYAETSAFGAGNLTSNSAYGLTSNEKLFKDKLDALSNEYSSLNAKINETNEKLEGLQSVLEGINSQYAKSNSRLSQLETSGENIENNLSLELKNLKAYVEESRKIQDTNHKQVKKILTELSSLVDSINNNYVSKNDSSDVNNTKINLATIVNDNNATNEENVSVAPKEVKVDDSWKKEKHSEILKLAIKDLNENLFENSKAKLNYLIEKHYKPARANFWLGEVEYKQKNYNNAIVYYKKSSSISTKGDYFPKLLYHTAISLDKVGDTKSANGFYKALKTNYPNTPEAKASPNRK, encoded by the coding sequence ATGAAAAAAATTACTCTAGTAGCTCTTTTAGGAGCTACTTTTCTTTATGCAGAAACTTCCGCTTTTGGTGCAGGAAATTTAACAAGTAATTCAGCCTATGGATTAACTTCAAACGAGAAATTGTTTAAAGATAAGCTCGATGCTTTAAGCAATGAATATTCTTCGCTTAATGCCAAGATAAATGAAACAAACGAGAAATTAGAGGGTTTGCAAAGTGTGCTTGAGGGGATAAATTCCCAGTATGCTAAATCAAATTCGCGCTTATCTCAACTTGAAACAAGTGGAGAAAATATAGAAAATAACCTTAGCTTAGAACTTAAAAATCTTAAGGCTTATGTTGAAGAAAGCAGAAAAATTCAAGATACAAATCATAAGCAGGTTAAGAAAATTTTAACTGAACTCAGCTCTTTAGTTGATTCTATTAACAATAATTATGTTTCTAAAAACGATTCTAGTGATGTAAATAATACAAAAATAAACCTTGCTACAATAGTAAATGATAATAATGCTACTAATGAAGAAAATGTTAGTGTAGCTCCAAAGGAAGTCAAGGTTGATGATAGCTGGAAAAAAGAGAAGCACAGTGAAATTCTAAAATTGGCGATTAAAGATTTAAATGAAAATCTTTTTGAAAATTCTAAAGCAAAATTGAATTATCTTATTGAAAAACATTATAAACCAGCAAGGGCAAATTTTTGGCTTGGCGAGGTAGAGTATAAGCAGAAAAATTATAATAATGCTATTGTCTATTATAAGAAGAGTTCAAGTATAAGCACTAAGGGAGATTATTTTCCAAAGCTTTTATATCACACGGCTATCTCTTTGGATAAGGTTGGAGATACAAAAAGTGCGAATGGTTTTTATAAAGCTTTAAAAACAAATTATCCTAACACTCCGGAAGCAAAAGCTTCACCAAATCGCAAATAA
- a CDS encoding cysteine hydrolase family protein gives MKKAFVLVDYQNDFIDGSLGFEKAISLKSEILKLLSEFEGDLLITYDTHLEDYLQTREGQNLPIKHCIKGTKGWDMPSEFAPFLSKAKKIFHKNTFGSIEFANFIEKSDYEEIHFCGLVSHICVFFNVILAFCAKPNAALILHKNATTSFDEALENHAFELLKSYGVKLVGE, from the coding sequence ATGAAAAAAGCGTTTGTTTTGGTGGATTATCAAAATGATTTTATTGACGGAAGTTTAGGTTTTGAAAAGGCTATTAGCTTAAAAAGTGAAATTTTGAAACTTTTAAGCGAATTTGAGGGAGATTTGCTTATTACTTACGATACGCATTTAGAGGATTATTTACAGACAAGGGAGGGGCAGAATTTGCCCATAAAGCACTGCATTAAAGGCACTAAAGGTTGGGATATGCCCAGCGAATTTGCGCCTTTTTTATCAAAAGCAAAGAAAATTTTTCATAAAAACACTTTTGGTAGCATAGAATTTGCAAATTTTATAGAAAAAAGCGATTATGAAGAAATTCATTTTTGCGGACTTGTATCACATATCTGTGTATTTTTTAATGTTATTCTAGCTTTTTGTGCGAAGCCAAATGCTGCTTTAATTCTTCATAAAAATGCAACTACAAGTTTTGATGAAGCTTTGGAAAATCACGCCTTTGAGCTTTTAAAGTCTTACGGAGTAAAGCTTGTAGGTGAGTAA
- the pal gene encoding peptidoglycan-associated lipoprotein Pal, which translates to MKKILFASIATLAIVISGCSTKSTSVSGGTDVDGTRGSGGSDGWDIDSKISQLNDTLGKVYFDFDKFNIRGDMQSVVSTNANIFNTEVSGTSITVEGNCDEWGTDEYNQALGLKRAKAVKDALISQGVNSDRISVKSYGETNPVCTEKTKTCDAQNRRAEFKLAR; encoded by the coding sequence ATGAAGAAAATTCTTTTTGCTTCAATTGCAACTCTTGCGATTGTTATTAGTGGTTGTAGTACTAAAAGTACTAGTGTAAGTGGTGGCACAGATGTAGATGGCACTCGTGGTTCAGGTGGTAGTGATGGTTGGGATATCGACTCAAAAATTTCTCAGCTTAATGACACTTTAGGCAAGGTTTATTTTGATTTTGATAAATTCAATATCAGAGGCGATATGCAGTCAGTTGTTAGCACAAATGCGAATATTTTCAACACTGAAGTAAGTGGCACAAGCATTACTGTTGAAGGAAACTGCGATGAGTGGGGAACTGATGAGTATAATCAGGCTTTGGGACTTAAAAGAGCGAAGGCTGTGAAAGATGCTCTTATTTCACAAGGTGTAAATTCTGATAGAATTTCTGTAAAAAGTTATGGCGAAACTAATCCTGTTTGCACCGAAAAAACTAAAACTTGCGATGCACAAAATCGCCGTGCAGAATTTAAATTAGCAAGATAA
- a CDS encoding FKBP-type peptidyl-prolyl cis-trans isomerase gives MAIEKNSVVSMFYELKDANTNEILESNINAQPIAFIVGKGQILDSLEEEVMKLDCPSNADVLIKKDRALGDYDESAIQTLPKEQFAGIDLKVDMELFGEGEDGQTVRVRVKEIGDSEVTIDYNHPYAGRDLLFSLNIVDAREASEDEILTGIIAGSHSCCGGGGHHHHHNGGGGCCGGGGGGCGCHG, from the coding sequence ATGGCTATAGAAAAAAATAGTGTAGTGTCAATGTTTTATGAGTTAAAAGATGCTAATACAAATGAGATTTTAGAATCAAATATTAATGCTCAACCCATTGCATTTATAGTGGGAAAGGGACAAATTTTAGATAGCTTGGAAGAGGAAGTGATGAAGCTTGATTGCCCTTCAAATGCCGATGTGCTTATTAAAAAGGATAGGGCTTTGGGCGATTATGATGAGAGTGCGATACAAACTTTGCCTAAAGAGCAATTTGCTGGTATAGATTTAAAAGTCGATATGGAGCTTTTTGGCGAGGGTGAAGACGGACAAACCGTGCGTGTTCGTGTGAAAGAGATAGGAGATAGTGAAGTTACGATAGATTATAATCATCCTTATGCTGGTAGGGATTTACTTTTTTCTCTCAACATAGTCGATGCTAGAGAGGCGAGTGAGGATGAAATTTTAACGGGTATTATAGCTGGAAGTCATAGTTGTTGCGGAGGTGGCGGACATCACCATCATCACAATGGAGGCGGAGGCTGCTGCGGAGGCGGAGGTGGCGGTTGTGGTTGCCACGGATGA
- a CDS encoding ExbD/TolR family protein: MPFDDEKPELNITPLVDIMLVLLAILMVTAPSITYEEKVNLPQGSQKSASSPSVKSLIVSVNAKKEIFINQEKYDFVSFADNLAQKKTQFNTEEPVFIRADKSLKYDDVIFVLRSVKNLGFSKVALQTE; encoded by the coding sequence ATGCCATTTGATGATGAAAAACCTGAGCTTAATATTACGCCTTTGGTGGATATTATGCTTGTTTTATTAGCCATTTTGATGGTTACAGCTCCAAGTATTACCTATGAAGAAAAGGTTAATCTCCCTCAAGGCTCGCAAAAAAGTGCAAGTTCGCCGAGCGTGAAAAGTCTTATTGTAAGTGTCAATGCTAAAAAAGAAATTTTTATTAATCAAGAAAAATATGACTTCGTATCTTTCGCGGATAATCTCGCACAAAAAAAGACACAATTTAACACCGAAGAGCCTGTTTTCATAAGAGCGGATAAGAGTTTAAAGTATGATGATGTGATTTTCGTTTTAAGAAGTGTGAAAAATTTAGGCTTTAGTAAGGTCGCCTTACAGACTGAATAA